AAATTCGCTCCGGGCGCGATATTTTAAAAAATGCAAAGCGGTATCAAGCGGGGTTTTTGGCTTCATTTTCTTTTTGGTCTTTATCTTCTTGGAATTGTTTGAGGATTTTATCTTTAATATCGCTGGCAATTTTGGGGTTTTGCCGCAAATATTTTTTGGCCGCTTCCCGTCCTTGGCCAATTTTTTCATCACCCGAAAGGAACCAAGAACCAGATTTGGTTAAAATTCCAGCGGTAATGCCTAAATCCAACAAATCACCTTCGCTGGAAATGCCTTGGCCGTAAATTATATCAAATTCGGTGCTGCGAAATGGTGGGGCAACTTTATTTTTAACTACTTTGACACGGGTGCGGTTACCAATAATGTTTTCGCGTTCCTTAATTTGCGCGATGCGACGAATATCCATTCTGACTGTTGAATAAAATTTCAAAGCTACACCGCCCGGGGTAGTTTCGGGATTACCAAACATCACCCCAATTTTCATTCTTAACTGATTGATGAAAGTGACGGTGGTTTTTGATTTAGAGACGGCGCCAGCTAATTTGCGTAAGGCCTGAGACATTAATCGGGCTTGTAAACCAATTTGCGCTTCTCCCATTAAACCCTCAATTTCTGCTTTTGGCACCAAGGCTGCCACCGAATCTACCACAATCACATCAACCGCATTTGAACGCACTAAAGTTTCGGCAATTTCTAAAGCTTGTTCGCCGGTATCTGGCTGAGAAATTAACAATTCGTCTAAATCCACGCCAATATTTTTGGCATAATCCGGATCAAAAGCATGCTCGGCATCAATAAATGCCGCAAGCCCTCCAGTTTTTTGCGCCTCGGCAATAATATGCAAACCCAAGGTGGTTTTTCCAGATGATTCTGGGCCGAAAATTTCAATAATTCTGCCTCTTGGCACGCCGCCGACCCCCAATGCCATATCCAAAGATAAAGACCCAGTCGAAATAACTTCCACCGGCACATGGCCTCTTTCGGCAAATTTCATAATCGCGCCTTTGCCAAACTGCCGCTCGATTTGCTCCAAAGCCAGATCAACGGCTTTCTGTTTTTGTTCGGAGACTTGTCGAGAACTTGATGTTTCAGCTTTGTTTGATTTCTTGGTTAACATTTTACTCCCTCTACCCCTCTTTTTGATATTAATAATTTAAATATTCAAATCTTTTCCTATATTATTTATTATTGTACCATACCAAGATTAAAATTGAGGTCACGTCTAACTTCACCTTCTTTGCCCTGAACTCCTAAATCCTTATTATTTAAATACAAATGGGCGCTACCGGCGTTGCCGATGGAAACGGTGATATCTTTTTCGGCGAGAAACTCTTGGCTGGTTTCTTTCAACATAATGCCTTGAAAAACCCGCTTGCCATCAACATCAACGCTTAACCACGAAGGGTTAGGGCCAATTTTAACAACCAGTTTTAAACCAGAAATGGCTCCTTTGACACTACCATTTTTAGCAATGACTGGCAACTTTACCGAAACATTTATGATTTTGCTTGATTCGCGATTAATTTTATTTTTAGCCGAGACTTTTATTTCATTAATGCCATCTCTAAGCCTGACGCTTTCGGAAAAATTACCTGACAAATCGCAACTGATTGGTTGATCATTAATAAAAACCGAAGCGCCAGGATCGGTTTTGCCTTCAATGGTTAAACCCGAAGAGGTGGTTGATAATTTATCTTGTTCGGGTTTGGTAATTTCCAAAACAGGCGCGCTCGCAAAACCTCGCACCTGAATAAACAAATAACCCGCCAGACCAATAAAAAGTAAAACAAAAATTAAAGTCACCACCAATTTCGGCGTCAAAGAAAATTTTGAGTTTTTAATGGTTTTTTGCGCAAATTCGCCGTAATGATCGGCGGAATTGTCTTCATCTGTGCCACGAGTTAATTTATAACTGTCAACGATTTTTTTAGAGTTTAAACCAACCGCTTCGGCATATTTTGCCAAAAAACCTTTAGTATAGACTTCGGAAGGCAAGTTATCAAAATTATTTCGTTCAATATCTTCAAGATACCTTTTTTTAACTTTAGTAATTTCTTCAACCTCTTCCAAACTAAACCTTTTGCGACGGCGCGCCAATTTTAAACGAGTTCCGATCGGCCTTCTGGACACAGAAATTTTTTTTAATTTAAAAACCACGGCTCGCTCCTTGCCCCTTCTTTGTAGATACTAATATTTTACTAATCTAGCATCGTGAAGAAAATTAAGTTACCCAAAAAAATAATTTAACAAATTATTGATGATCCTCGAAATGGTATCGGCCACCATCATCAATCAAGACGTCTCGAGGTTTAGACCCAGAAGCTGGGCCAATGATGCCTTTTTCTTCCAAGAGATCCAAAAGCCGGGCCGCGCGGGCGTAACCAACACGCAAACGGCGCTGCAGTAACGAAGCAGAAGCTTTTTTCGACTGCACCACCACCTCAACGGCTTGTTCAAAAAGTTCATCGTCTGGCGAGCCAGAAATCCGATTATCAATTTTAGCTTTAAAAGTGGTGATATCGTCATCTAAAATTTGAGGATTGGTATTTTGCTTTTTAAGAAAATCAACCACGGCTTTAA
This is a stretch of genomic DNA from Patescibacteria group bacterium. It encodes these proteins:
- a CDS encoding RodZ domain-containing protein, giving the protein MVFKLKKISVSRRPIGTRLKLARRRKRFSLEEVEEITKVKKRYLEDIERNNFDNLPSEVYTKGFLAKYAEAVGLNSKKIVDSYKLTRGTDEDNSADHYGEFAQKTIKNSKFSLTPKLVVTLIFVLLFIGLAGYLFIQVRGFASAPVLEITKPEQDKLSTTSSGLTIEGKTDPGASVFINDQPISCDLSGNFSESVRLRDGINEIKVSAKNKINRESSKIINVSVKLPVIAKNGSVKGAISGLKLVVKIGPNPSWLSVDVDGKRVFQGIMLKETSQEFLAEKDITVSIGNAGSAHLYLNNKDLGVQGKEGEVRRDLNFNLGMVQ
- the recA gene encoding recombinase RecA, whose product is MLTKKSNKAETSSSRQVSEQKQKAVDLALEQIERQFGKGAIMKFAERGHVPVEVISTGSLSLDMALGVGGVPRGRIIEIFGPESSGKTTLGLHIIAEAQKTGGLAAFIDAEHAFDPDYAKNIGVDLDELLISQPDTGEQALEIAETLVRSNAVDVIVVDSVAALVPKAEIEGLMGEAQIGLQARLMSQALRKLAGAVSKSKTTVTFINQLRMKIGVMFGNPETTPGGVALKFYSTVRMDIRRIAQIKERENIIGNRTRVKVVKNKVAPPFRSTEFDIIYGQGISSEGDLLDLGITAGILTKSGSWFLSGDEKIGQGREAAKKYLRQNPKIASDIKDKILKQFQEDKDQKENEAKNPA